One Pontibacillus yanchengensis DNA window includes the following coding sequences:
- a CDS encoding transglycosylase domain-containing protein encodes MEWKKEEFINWFKKTKWKWPIIFVIALMFLSIIGYYGLLFGGKQVVDERLFVLDEATTIVDEEGQELGKLYKQNRIVVPIDQVPEHVQHSFIAIEDSRFYDHAGVDFKATLRAIYRDLIAMKKVEGGSTITQQLAKNLFLTNDKTWSRKFKEVMASLYLERNVSKERILQYYLNTIYFGEGLYGIETASQYFFNKPATKLTVEEGALLAALPKGPNYYDPSEHPERAKERRNIVIQRMNDTGYLTAEEAVKLQRKAINLELGSPEKKPWLSSYLDMVVKEAKNEYELSNEELYEGGYRIVVGVDETIQEISYNAMQNDQLYPGSQPGVEGTFLLMDEKTGVIVAAHGARDYKKGDLNRVYVKQQPGSVMKPLAVYGPALELDNYAPYSLLVDQKRSYGDYTPKNYDNRYAGSVSMYEALMQSKNAPAVWLLNEIGIDYSKKYLSKMDINLSENGLGIALGGLSEGVTPIDLVKAYRPFAHKGEVIEPHTILQVYNEKDELVSHSTSKTKQVFKPQTAWDMTRMLESVVEDGTGQQGSYDKALAGKTGSTQHQYAPGKTNDAWFVGYTPQYVGAVWMGYDEIDKEHYLNGGSVYPTRLMKDILSKVDQTKQLQNEFVKPDNVEELQKPIPLPTIESLKGDLDVGAFSVTVKLQWTKAKDNRVVYRIYRQETGEDTFVGEVTGQGEYTVKGVSVFHEETYYVVPYNPLTKVEGKPSNTIEVKWKW; translated from the coding sequence ATGGAATGGAAAAAAGAAGAATTTATAAATTGGTTTAAAAAAACAAAATGGAAATGGCCCATCATCTTTGTCATAGCCCTTATGTTTCTATCTATTATAGGATACTATGGTCTTTTATTTGGTGGTAAGCAGGTTGTCGATGAGCGTCTGTTTGTACTGGATGAGGCGACTACGATTGTGGATGAAGAAGGGCAAGAATTAGGTAAGTTATATAAGCAAAATCGAATAGTCGTACCTATCGATCAAGTTCCAGAGCATGTACAACATTCATTTATCGCAATAGAAGATAGTCGTTTTTATGACCATGCGGGTGTTGATTTTAAAGCTACACTTCGGGCGATCTATAGAGATTTAATTGCCATGAAAAAGGTGGAAGGCGGCAGCACTATTACGCAACAGTTAGCCAAGAACTTATTTTTAACAAATGATAAAACGTGGTCACGGAAGTTTAAAGAAGTCATGGCTTCTCTTTATTTAGAGCGAAACGTTAGTAAGGAGCGGATTTTACAATATTACTTAAATACGATCTATTTTGGCGAAGGGTTGTATGGAATTGAGACTGCCTCTCAATATTTTTTCAATAAACCTGCTACGAAACTTACAGTTGAAGAAGGGGCTTTGTTGGCAGCTTTACCTAAGGGGCCAAATTACTATGATCCTTCAGAACATCCAGAGAGAGCCAAAGAACGACGTAATATTGTTATTCAGCGTATGAATGATACGGGTTACCTCACAGCTGAAGAAGCGGTGAAGTTACAGCGAAAAGCTATTAATCTTGAATTAGGTAGTCCAGAGAAAAAGCCTTGGCTTTCTAGCTATTTAGATATGGTGGTGAAAGAAGCAAAGAATGAATATGAGTTAAGCAATGAAGAGTTGTATGAAGGTGGTTATCGCATCGTAGTAGGCGTGGATGAAACCATTCAGGAAATCTCCTATAATGCTATGCAAAACGATCAATTATATCCTGGATCTCAGCCTGGAGTGGAAGGGACGTTTTTACTCATGGATGAAAAGACTGGGGTGATTGTAGCTGCACATGGAGCGAGAGATTACAAAAAAGGTGATTTGAATCGTGTCTATGTAAAGCAACAGCCAGGCTCCGTCATGAAACCTCTAGCTGTTTATGGACCAGCACTTGAACTAGATAACTATGCCCCTTATTCCCTCCTTGTCGACCAAAAAAGGAGTTATGGGGATTACACACCCAAGAACTATGACAACCGTTATGCTGGTTCGGTTTCGATGTATGAAGCATTGATGCAATCGAAAAACGCACCGGCAGTATGGCTACTCAATGAAATTGGTATCGATTATTCCAAAAAATATTTATCCAAAATGGACATCAACCTATCGGAAAATGGCCTCGGGATTGCACTGGGGGGATTATCCGAAGGCGTTACACCTATTGATCTCGTCAAAGCATATCGACCCTTCGCACATAAGGGGGAAGTAATAGAGCCTCATACTATTTTACAAGTGTACAATGAAAAAGATGAATTAGTCTCTCATTCTACCTCGAAAACAAAACAAGTATTTAAACCGCAGACAGCCTGGGATATGACAAGAATGCTTGAATCTGTCGTAGAAGATGGGACAGGTCAGCAAGGTTCTTATGACAAAGCTTTAGCCGGGAAGACAGGCTCTACACAGCATCAGTATGCTCCTGGGAAAACGAATGATGCATGGTTTGTCGGCTATACACCGCAATATGTTGGGGCAGTGTGGATGGGGTATGATGAAATTGACAAGGAACACTATTTAAATGGTGGTAGCGTTTATCCAACCAGATTAATGAAGGATATCTTGTCAAAAGTGGATCAAACCAAACAGCTGCAAAATGAGTTTGTGAAGCCAGATAATGTAGAAGAACTTCAAAAACCGATTCCATTACCAACCATAGAATCACTCAAGGGGGACCTTGATGTTGGAGCGTTTTCCGTAACTGTCAAATTACAATGGACTAAAGCGAAAGATAATCGCGTAGTGTACCGTATTTATCGCCAGGAAACAGGAGAAGATACTTTCGTTGGAGAAGTTACTGGACAAGGGGAGTACACGGTAAAAGGAGTAAGTGTTTTCCACGAAGAAACGTACTATGTAGTACCATACAATCCATTAACAAAAGTGGAGGGCAAGCCTTCTAATACAATTGAAGTGAAATGGAAATGGTAG
- a CDS encoding DUF3951 domain-containing protein, with protein sequence MSASMLGLASIIFPFIIVILVIIGFYKAFVKKKDVSAFYTPFDEITGQTEVPFHEEQEVVSEEDEDERDDQYKNKKREKK encoded by the coding sequence ATGAGTGCTAGCATGTTAGGTTTAGCATCAATCATTTTTCCATTTATTATTGTCATACTGGTAATCATCGGATTTTACAAAGCATTTGTTAAAAAGAAAGATGTTTCTGCGTTCTACACCCCGTTCGACGAAATTACTGGTCAAACAGAAGTGCCTTTTCATGAAGAACAAGAAGTAGTTAGCGAAGAAGATGAGGATGAGAGAGACGATCAATATAAAAACAAAAAGCGTGAGAAAAAATAG
- a CDS encoding sensor histidine kinase, whose amino-acid sequence MLKKLNSIRYKFIRSHLYALFLTTMILLSFFLAIYVTYEPSWLTATSIFLFVGSMVLVSFFVSLYVGFQSSSDMKERLGGISTLITSLSQGNYGSSIRLTPDDEISRIGTELNELAKKLKSQVKSLQRMADEKSEYAKSAHKAATIEERQRLARDLHDAVSQQLFALTMMSQATLRLFEKDPAKAKQQLEEITSMALQAQTEMRALLLHLRPVHLSGEPLHQGVHNLIKELKQKCQIEFDLEMDEAVGISDGAEEHLFRIVQEALSNILRHSEATEVIVSLHMRHEELFLHIGDNGKGFEIDQDKKMSYGLKTMRERCEEIGGTFAIRSKQHAGTYIDIRIPVQEEHAYE is encoded by the coding sequence ATGTTGAAAAAATTGAATAGCATTCGATATAAGTTCATACGTTCTCATTTGTATGCTTTGTTTCTAACAACGATGATTTTGTTATCTTTCTTTTTAGCTATCTATGTTACGTATGAACCTTCTTGGCTAACAGCAACTTCCATATTCCTTTTTGTAGGGAGTATGGTTTTAGTATCATTTTTTGTTTCTTTATATGTAGGATTTCAATCAAGTAGTGATATGAAGGAGCGATTAGGTGGAATCTCTACTCTGATTACCTCTTTATCTCAAGGCAATTATGGTTCTTCTATACGATTAACCCCAGATGATGAAATATCGAGAATTGGTACAGAGTTAAATGAACTTGCCAAGAAGCTTAAGAGTCAAGTGAAGTCGTTACAAAGAATGGCTGATGAGAAATCAGAGTACGCTAAATCAGCTCATAAGGCAGCAACAATCGAGGAGCGACAAAGACTTGCGAGAGACTTACATGATGCTGTTAGTCAGCAACTGTTTGCGCTTACTATGATGTCACAGGCTACATTGCGTCTATTTGAAAAAGATCCTGCTAAAGCTAAGCAACAACTTGAGGAAATTACTTCGATGGCATTACAGGCACAAACAGAGATGAGAGCTTTATTGCTCCATTTACGACCTGTCCACCTTTCAGGAGAACCACTACATCAGGGTGTGCATAATTTAATTAAAGAACTTAAACAAAAGTGCCAAATCGAATTTGATCTTGAAATGGATGAAGCAGTAGGGATTTCTGATGGAGCGGAAGAACATCTATTTCGCATTGTTCAGGAAGCACTTTCCAATATTTTGCGTCATTCAGAGGCCACTGAAGTGATTGTATCTTTACATATGCGTCATGAAGAATTATTTCTTCATATAGGAGATAATGGGAAAGGTTTTGAAATAGACCAAGATAAGAAGATGTCATATGGTTTAAAGACGATGCGTGAGCGTTGTGAAGAAATTGGTGGGACGTTTGCTATTCGTTCTAAACAACATGCGGGAACGTATATTGATATTCGAATTCCGGTACAGGAGGAGCATGCTTATGAGTAA
- the hemH gene encoding ferrochelatase: MAKKTMGLLVMAYGTPYTEDDLERYYTHIRKGRKPSPEALEDLRERYNAIGGISPLARITDEQAEALQSKLNEMQDDIEFKLYIGLKHIDPFIEDAVQQMADDGIEEAVSIVLAPHYSTFSVKSYNGRAIEEAEKLGVTTIYSVESWYDEPGFIEYWSDSIQKVYDQMSGEERKNAVLVVSAHSLPMKILQDGDPYPEQLKTTAKLIADQLQIKNYEIGWQSEGNTPDPWIGPDVQDLTRDLYHEKGYRTFVYAPVGFVSDHLEVLYDNDYECKVVCDELGASYYRPEMPNVHPLFIQTLANVVLNKAQK; encoded by the coding sequence ATGGCAAAAAAAACAATGGGCTTACTAGTAATGGCCTATGGCACACCATACACTGAAGATGATTTAGAGCGTTACTACACTCATATTCGTAAAGGTCGTAAGCCATCTCCAGAAGCGTTAGAGGATCTACGTGAGCGTTACAATGCAATTGGCGGGATTTCTCCTCTAGCACGAATTACAGACGAGCAAGCAGAGGCACTTCAATCGAAATTAAACGAAATGCAAGATGATATCGAGTTTAAATTATACATTGGCTTAAAGCACATTGATCCATTTATTGAAGACGCGGTACAGCAAATGGCTGATGATGGAATTGAAGAAGCGGTATCCATTGTATTAGCTCCTCATTATTCTACGTTTAGCGTGAAATCCTATAATGGCCGCGCAATCGAAGAGGCAGAAAAACTAGGCGTAACGACCATTTATTCAGTTGAGAGCTGGTATGATGAGCCTGGCTTTATCGAGTATTGGTCCGATTCTATTCAAAAAGTATATGATCAAATGTCCGGGGAAGAGCGTAAGAATGCAGTTCTTGTTGTTTCCGCTCACAGCCTGCCGATGAAGATTTTACAAGATGGTGATCCGTATCCTGAACAGTTGAAGACAACGGCTAAATTAATCGCGGATCAACTGCAGATTAAAAACTATGAAATTGGCTGGCAAAGTGAAGGAAATACACCTGACCCATGGATTGGACCGGATGTGCAGGATCTAACACGAGATTTATACCATGAAAAAGGGTATCGTACATTTGTTTATGCACCGGTTGGGTTCGTTTCTGATCATTTGGAAGTCTTATACGACAATGATTATGAATGTAAAGTTGTTTGTGATGAACTAGGCGCTAGTTACTACCGCCCTGAAATGCCAAACGTTCATCCATTATTTATCCAAACATTAGCCAATGTCGTGCTAAACAAAGCTCAGAAGTAG
- a CDS encoding response regulator — protein MSNQIRVVVVDDHDVVRKGVIAYLMTEEELDIVGEASSGHKGAKLVLEEKPDVVLMDLIMENGNGIEATEQIMKDLPSCKIIILTSYYDDEKVFPALEAGAFSYMLKTSSADQIADAIKKAAKGETYIEPKVANKMMTRFRSQERKPHEELTGRELEVLMCIGDGLTNQEISDKLYIGIKTVKTHVSNILSKLAVQDRTQAAVYAHKNGLFKKGQ, from the coding sequence ATGAGTAATCAGATACGAGTTGTTGTAGTGGATGATCACGATGTTGTTCGAAAAGGGGTCATTGCGTATTTGATGACGGAGGAAGAGTTAGATATTGTTGGAGAAGCCTCAAGTGGTCATAAAGGAGCAAAGCTTGTTTTGGAAGAAAAGCCCGATGTTGTTCTTATGGATTTAATCATGGAAAATGGCAATGGAATTGAAGCGACAGAACAAATCATGAAGGATCTACCAAGTTGCAAGATTATTATTCTAACAAGCTATTATGATGACGAAAAAGTATTTCCAGCGCTAGAAGCAGGAGCTTTTAGTTATATGCTAAAAACCTCCTCAGCCGACCAAATAGCCGACGCAATTAAAAAGGCTGCAAAGGGAGAAACATATATTGAACCGAAAGTTGCAAATAAAATGATGACACGGTTTCGTTCTCAAGAGAGAAAGCCTCATGAAGAATTGACCGGAAGAGAGCTAGAAGTTTTAATGTGTATTGGCGATGGTTTAACCAATCAAGAGATTAGTGACAAGTTATATATTGGGATAAAAACAGTTAAAACACATGTGAGCAATATTTTAAGTAAATTAGCAGTTCAGGATCGAACACAAGCCGCAGTGTATGCGCATAAGAATGGTTTGTTCAAAAAAGGACAATAA
- a CDS encoding phosphatase PAP2 family protein, with amino-acid sequence MNQINRKKLTLIFTCLLTIGFTITLTVFVDRGGQFPFDLWSAESLYEVGGNTWIHSIFIYITKLVSRTVIIVLSLLIVSFLLMKRDWLAAIMMSLGVYFGNELNEVIKGIVKRHRPSSLESLHEAGYSFPSGHAMVAVIFYSLAAYFLARYFKSNVIRQYLFFSAYIIVLLIGISRYILSAHYLTDVIGGFLFGILFVNVWIVLHRVVSNFSFLSPPRDRDKNIL; translated from the coding sequence ATGAATCAAATTAATCGAAAAAAATTGACTCTCATTTTTACATGTTTATTAACTATTGGCTTTACTATAACTCTTACTGTTTTTGTCGATAGAGGAGGACAATTCCCTTTTGATCTATGGTCTGCAGAAAGTCTTTATGAAGTAGGGGGAAATACGTGGATTCATTCCATATTCATTTATATAACGAAACTGGTTTCTCGCACGGTAATCATTGTTCTTTCCTTATTAATTGTTAGTTTTTTGCTTATGAAGCGAGATTGGTTAGCGGCCATTATGATGTCCTTAGGGGTTTATTTCGGAAATGAGTTAAACGAAGTAATCAAAGGTATTGTTAAACGACATCGCCCATCTAGCTTAGAATCACTCCATGAGGCAGGGTATAGTTTTCCGAGTGGACATGCTATGGTCGCTGTTATTTTTTATAGTTTGGCTGCTTATTTTCTTGCACGATACTTTAAATCAAACGTAATTAGGCAATACCTATTTTTTAGTGCTTACATAATCGTTTTACTAATAGGCATCAGTCGCTACATTTTATCTGCTCATTACTTAACAGATGTCATTGGAGGATTTCTATTTGGTATCTTGTTTGTAAACGTTTGGATTGTCCTACATAGAGTGGTTAGCAACTTTTCATTCCTTTCTCCGCCTAGAGACCGAGATAAAAACATCCTGTAG
- a CDS encoding VOC family protein — MSSPIHSEIGTVFISVSNIEKARDWYCDILGILADGDIQFGHLYVIPMKGTGIVLDSKIYSEENVFNRPAFHLNTSNIQESYQFMKGKNVEILTDIQHDHFFNFKDPDGNRLMVCQC, encoded by the coding sequence GTGTCGAGTCCTATTCATTCAGAAATCGGAACTGTTTTTATCTCTGTGAGTAATATTGAAAAAGCTAGAGATTGGTATTGTGACATCTTAGGAATACTAGCTGATGGTGATATCCAATTTGGTCATCTTTACGTTATCCCAATGAAAGGAACAGGGATTGTATTAGATAGTAAAATCTATTCGGAAGAGAACGTCTTCAATAGGCCTGCTTTTCATTTGAATACATCAAACATCCAAGAATCTTATCAATTTATGAAGGGAAAGAACGTAGAAATCCTTACAGATATTCAGCATGACCATTTTTTTAACTTTAAAGATCCTGATGGGAATCGTTTAATGGTTTGTCAGTGTTAG
- a CDS encoding TerC family protein, translating into MGIWLEYGWALLVIIGLEGLLSADNALVMGVLVKDLPEKKRKQALFYGIVGAYVFRFAALFAISFVVNIWQIQAIGAAYLIYLGIKHIIKNSKENDASSSTINQNQSLWKVIFKVELTDIAFAIDSILAAVAIAVSLPGTSIPQLGGMDGGKFIVVFIGMAIGLAFIRFAANYIVKYMKKYPTIEKAAFIIVAWVGVKLALHTMAHENVKLGLIQEGFTHSPWWKATFWGVMLLVVVISIIMAKKSSSSTAQSKEQYSSS; encoded by the coding sequence ATGGGTATCTGGCTAGAGTATGGTTGGGCTCTTCTTGTTATCATAGGGCTAGAAGGGCTATTATCTGCTGACAATGCACTTGTGATGGGAGTTCTCGTAAAAGATTTACCTGAAAAGAAACGGAAACAAGCCTTATTCTATGGTATTGTAGGTGCCTATGTATTTAGATTTGCTGCGTTGTTTGCTATATCTTTCGTCGTGAACATCTGGCAAATACAAGCTATTGGTGCTGCATACCTTATTTATCTAGGTATAAAACATATCATCAAGAATAGTAAAGAGAATGACGCTAGCTCTTCTACTATCAATCAAAACCAAAGCCTGTGGAAAGTAATTTTCAAAGTGGAACTTACAGATATAGCATTTGCGATTGATTCAATATTAGCAGCAGTGGCAATCGCTGTATCCTTACCAGGAACTTCAATCCCCCAGCTTGGAGGCATGGACGGTGGAAAGTTCATTGTCGTATTTATTGGTATGGCTATTGGTTTAGCATTTATTCGATTTGCCGCTAATTATATTGTTAAGTACATGAAAAAATACCCTACTATTGAGAAGGCTGCTTTCATTATTGTTGCCTGGGTAGGAGTTAAGCTTGCCCTCCATACGATGGCGCATGAAAATGTGAAATTAGGACTAATACAGGAAGGGTTTACGCACAGCCCTTGGTGGAAAGCTACATTCTGGGGTGTGATGCTTCTTGTTGTAGTTATTTCCATCATCATGGCTAAGAAAAGCAGTTCGAGTACTGCACAATCAAAAGAACAATATTCCTCTTCGTAG
- the hemE gene encoding uroporphyrinogen decarboxylase, with protein sequence MTTFNDTILKAFRGEETDHVPVWFMRQAGRSQPEYNALKEKYSLFEITHQPELCAYVTRLPVEQYDVDAAILYKDIMSPLPSIGVDVEIKKGVGPVIDDPIRTKLDVEKLGEINPEEDVPYVLDTIRLLTREQLNVPLIGFSGAPFTLASYMIEGGPSKNYNKTKAMMYSQPETWFLLMDKLADMTIRYVRAQIHAGAKAIQIFDSWVGALNVQDYRFFIKPIMERIFSELREENVPLITFGVGAGHLAKEWNDLPIDVLGLDWRTSIQEARDMGIQKTLQGNLDPAILLADWDTIESRTKDILDQGMQQPGYVFNLGHGVFPDIKPETLKRLTKFVHDYSKQS encoded by the coding sequence ATGACAACTTTTAATGACACAATACTTAAAGCGTTTAGAGGAGAGGAGACGGATCACGTACCAGTTTGGTTTATGAGACAAGCTGGACGTTCCCAGCCTGAATACAACGCATTGAAAGAGAAATATTCATTATTTGAAATTACCCATCAGCCAGAATTATGTGCGTACGTGACACGTTTACCCGTTGAACAGTATGACGTAGATGCGGCTATATTATATAAGGATATCATGTCTCCACTACCTTCTATTGGAGTAGATGTTGAAATCAAAAAAGGTGTAGGACCTGTAATTGATGACCCCATTCGTACGAAATTAGATGTTGAGAAACTAGGAGAAATTAATCCGGAAGAGGATGTCCCTTACGTATTAGACACAATCCGCTTACTGACTCGTGAGCAACTAAATGTTCCTTTGATTGGATTTAGTGGTGCCCCGTTTACACTTGCAAGCTATATGATTGAGGGTGGCCCTTCAAAAAATTACAATAAAACCAAAGCGATGATGTACAGTCAGCCAGAGACATGGTTTTTACTAATGGATAAACTTGCGGACATGACAATCCGTTATGTACGTGCACAAATTCATGCAGGAGCTAAAGCCATTCAAATCTTTGACTCTTGGGTTGGAGCATTGAATGTTCAAGATTATCGTTTCTTTATCAAGCCTATAATGGAACGCATTTTCTCTGAGCTTCGGGAAGAAAATGTTCCTCTAATTACATTTGGTGTTGGTGCAGGTCATCTGGCAAAAGAATGGAATGACCTTCCGATTGATGTACTTGGGTTGGATTGGCGTACATCCATACAAGAAGCGCGAGATATGGGTATCCAGAAAACACTACAAGGAAACCTTGACCCAGCAATTCTTCTTGCAGACTGGGATACAATCGAAAGCCGTACAAAAGACATTCTTGACCAAGGCATGCAACAACCAGGATATGTCTTCAACCTTGGACATGGCGTGTTCCCTGACATCAAACCTGAGACATTGAAGCGCCTGACCAAATTCGTTCATGACTATTCAAAACAATCCTAA
- a CDS encoding antibiotic biosynthesis monooxygenase family protein encodes MNVYLTSGTYDYLRTIQENHPEQPVFLMNGEDNTVAYTEGDNIFQEPHVYEVVDQEGTFEHSGYVVMNNIPVTDEGRPLFEDRFKNRAGAIEDSPGFQAIRILRPTQGNTYTVLTLWKDVQSFEDWKNSQAFEKAHKNSGPQSEEKPSYVAGPAYLTKYHVINEEE; translated from the coding sequence ATGAATGTATATTTAACAAGTGGAACATATGATTACTTACGCACAATACAAGAGAACCACCCTGAGCAACCAGTCTTCTTAATGAATGGAGAAGACAATACCGTTGCTTACACAGAAGGGGACAACATTTTTCAAGAACCACATGTATACGAAGTTGTGGATCAGGAAGGCACATTCGAACATAGTGGTTACGTTGTGATGAATAACATTCCTGTAACCGACGAAGGTCGCCCATTATTTGAAGACCGCTTCAAAAATCGCGCTGGTGCCATCGAAGATTCACCAGGATTTCAAGCAATTCGCATTTTACGCCCAACCCAAGGCAACACGTACACTGTTTTAACCCTTTGGAAAGACGTTCAAAGCTTTGAAGATTGGAAGAACTCTCAAGCCTTTGAAAAAGCACACAAAAACTCAGGCCCTCAAAGCGAGGAAAAACCGTCCTATGTAGCTGGACCTGCATACTTAACAAAATACCATGTTATTAATGAAGAAGAATAA
- a CDS encoding disulfide oxidoreductase, which translates to MKKKVEILLFITWLQAFLATFGSLFFSEVLNFIPCEKCWYQRILMYPQVLLYGMALFHKDLRYAQAGLYLSGTGIIVAAYHYGLQKIPALHAESSSCGIVPCDGEYINILGFITIPFLSLTAFTVIFVMHIWLRREWKEA; encoded by the coding sequence ATGAAGAAAAAAGTTGAGATTCTTTTATTTATAACGTGGCTTCAAGCTTTTCTCGCGACGTTTGGGAGTTTGTTCTTTTCAGAAGTGTTAAATTTTATCCCATGTGAAAAGTGCTGGTATCAAAGGATATTAATGTATCCACAGGTGCTGTTATATGGCATGGCCTTATTCCATAAAGACTTACGATATGCCCAGGCAGGCCTTTATTTAAGTGGAACAGGCATCATTGTTGCAGCTTACCATTATGGTCTTCAAAAAATACCTGCCCTACATGCTGAGAGTAGTAGCTGCGGAATCGTCCCATGTGATGGCGAGTATATTAATATACTTGGCTTTATTACCATACCTTTTCTCTCCCTTACTGCATTCACAGTTATTTTTGTTATGCACATATGGTTGCGTAGAGAATGGAAGGAAGCATAG
- the liaF gene encoding cell wall-active antibiotics response protein LiaF: MKKHNLFTYIIALGFIALGAFLILTNLDIISLEISNAFHFSYPFFIFGMGVFIILDTIRGNQDGLGFGSFLIVFGGLLIADRFDYVEFNFLEFWRLWPLLFIYIGISFFSPSKKKKKPKVYVSKDNDVDDEYIKKKHKKKRNVAIGDHRFDQPNWNVESMDLWNVIGDYHVDFTKAFIPDQETSISISGVIGDVKVIIPEHVDFQIHATIKTGDIRVLDEKSEGLNRDIHFKTPGYEEATKKLDLDVHFKIGDIKVDRV, from the coding sequence ATGAAAAAACATAATTTGTTCACGTATATCATCGCACTCGGCTTTATAGCTCTTGGTGCTTTTCTAATATTGACAAACCTCGACATTATTTCCTTGGAAATATCGAATGCTTTTCATTTTAGCTATCCATTTTTTATTTTCGGTATGGGGGTGTTTATTATCTTAGACACCATTCGAGGAAATCAAGACGGATTAGGATTTGGATCATTTTTAATAGTATTTGGTGGGTTATTGATAGCAGACCGATTTGACTATGTGGAATTTAATTTCTTAGAATTTTGGCGATTATGGCCATTGCTATTCATTTATATCGGAATAAGCTTCTTTTCCCCATCCAAGAAAAAAAAGAAACCAAAAGTATATGTATCTAAAGATAATGATGTTGATGATGAATATATTAAGAAAAAGCACAAGAAAAAGCGAAACGTGGCCATAGGAGATCATCGTTTTGATCAACCCAATTGGAACGTAGAATCGATGGATCTATGGAATGTCATTGGTGATTACCATGTTGATTTTACGAAAGCTTTTATACCGGATCAAGAAACATCAATTAGCATTTCTGGAGTCATTGGTGATGTGAAAGTCATTATACCAGAACATGTTGACTTCCAGATTCATGCAACTATTAAAACCGGTGATATCAGAGTGTTAGATGAAAAATCAGAGGGGCTAAACCGTGACATTCATTTTAAAACCCCTGGTTATGAAGAAGCCACAAAAAAGCTTGATTTAGATGTTCATTTCAAAATTGGTGACATTAAAGTAGATAGAGTGTAG